One stretch of Buteo buteo chromosome Z, bButBut1.hap1.1, whole genome shotgun sequence DNA includes these proteins:
- the RPS23 gene encoding small ribosomal subunit protein uS12, whose amino-acid sequence MGKCRGLRTARKLRSHRRDQKWHDKQYKKAHLGTALKANPFGGASHAKGIVLEKVGVEAKQPNSAIRKCVRVQLIKNGKKITAFVPNDGCLNFIEENDEVLVAGFGRKGHAVGDIPGVRFKVVKVANVSLLALYKGKKERPRS is encoded by the exons ATGG GGAAGTGCCGAGGCCTCCGCACCGCCCGGAAGCTCCGCAGCCATCGCCGCGACCAGAAGTGGCACGACAAGCAGTACAAGAAGGCCCACCTGGGCACGGCGCTGAAGGCCAACCCCTTCGGCGGCGCCTCGCACGCCAAGGGGATCGTCCTGGAGAAAGT TGGTGTAGAAGCTAAACAGCCCAACTCTGCCATCAGGAAGTGTGTTAGAGTCCAGCTGATCaagaatggcaaaaaaataacagcttttgttCCCAACGACGGTTGCCTGAACTTCATTGAG GAAAACGACGAAGTTCTGGTTGCTGGTTTTGGTCGGAAGGGTCACGCTGTTGGTGACATTCCTGGAGTTCGCTTCAAGGTTGTCAAAGTAGCCAATGTTTCTCTTTTGGCCTTGTACAAGGGCAAGAAGGAGAGACCAAGATCATAA